Below is a window of Hydrogenimonas sp. DNA.
TGCGCGCAAGCTCTCTTGCAGCTTCGTAGTCGTCATTTTCCATCGCCCTGTATTCGGAATTTGCCAGGACATACATAAACTCCAGCTCTATCCCTATATGGTCCGGCCCGACCGCTCTCGCCTTGTCGAGCTGGACTCTGAAGTCGTATCGGTTATAGAGTTGAACGACGGGGTTGTCTCCTCCGGTCTCGAGCATCTGGTCGTCGCGTCTGTAGAAACTCTCGTAGGGGATCATGTGCAGAACAAATAGATTGGTGAAATCTACATCCAGAAACTGCTCTTTGAGTCTCTTTCTATCCAGCTCTTTCGGTTTTTCCCACTGCATGAAGTTGGGGAAAAAGGAGAGTATCACCTCGTCGTTTTCGATGGTTTCGAGAAACTCTTCGTCTACCTCCTTCATCATCGCCCTGGATATCAGAGCGTAGAGATTGATGCGCGCAATCTGTTTGGTAAGCTGTTCGTTCATCCGGTACCTTTGTCTTTGGAGAATGGAAGGAAGAGGTGAACCGTATTTGCCCTACCGTTTACCTCTTGCTTCCGCAATTATATCCGATATTCAGCGGGGCTTGACACCCCGCCCGCGAAACTCTCTTTTAGAGATCTTTCACCCTGAATTCGTAAGCCTTCTTGCTCAGGGGAACGACCGGACGCTTGATCCACCACGGCCTCCTCTCCGTGTCGGAAGAGTCAAGCGGCCTGGTAAGTTCGTCTCTCCATGCCTTGTAGGTCTTGAAGTTGTTTTCGTAGTTTACCCAGATGTCGCCGATCTTGTCATCTTTGCCCGCTTTCTCTATGATGACCTTCTGGTGCCAGGCGTGGTTGCCTGCAACCGGATCGGGGTGTACCGGGGCCACGGCATTCTGCCATGAACCGCTCAGGCCGTCCCACCAGATATTGTCGAGGTCTTTGTTGAACTCTTTGAACTGCCACGATTCGGGGCGGCTCTTGATCCCCTCTTCTATACCCTCTTTCGGCTTCAGCGTTCCCACTTTGCCGTCCATCGTCATCTCATACAGAGGAGCTCCGACCCCCATTACACCCAGTTTGTGCTTAAAGCCGGGAATCTCGACGGCATTTTTGAGTTTCCAGCGGCCTGCATGGTGGCTGCATGCCAGAACACCGGGGAAGGTCCCTTCGGTCGGAACGGCCATAGCAATGAAGTAACCGCTCTCCAGGTTGCTCACCGTATCGACTATTCTAACTTTAATAGCGTCTCCGCGCTTGATTCCGAGGCGCTCCGCATCTTTCGTGTTTATCCAGACCGGGTTGTGGTTCTGGCTTATCTCCATCAGGTGCTTGGAGTTTACGCTCCTGGTGTGGATATTGTACGGAAGCCTGAATACGGTATTTAGAGCGAATTCGTTCTCCTTTTTCATATAGCGGTGGTGGACATGCGAAACTATGTGAATCATCTTGTCATACTCACGCTCGTTTCTTGGGTAGATCGGAAGGGCGTATTCGGGCCACTTCCAGTCGATAAGCCACTCACAGAAGAGATCGAGCTTCTTGTCCGGGGTATGGAAACCTTCGTAAAGTACTCCGTCTATCTCCACACCGATAGATTTTCGGCGTCCGCCGTGCTCCACCCACAACACGCCGAACCTGTCCTTTTCGACGTCGTATGCCGGGTATCTGTGTCCGTGGGCGTAGTAGTATGCACCGTCGAATCTGAGCTTCTTCTCCTGCGGACGGTAGATATTCGTATTCTCCGTCCATGCACCGCGGTCACGCATAAATTCGTAACAGGGGTACTCACTGTCAGGATAGGCCGCTTTGGCCGCCTTTTTGAGCTTCGGAAGCAGACTGAACGCTGCGTCGTAATACTCTTTTACGGTAACCGGCTGACCGGGGTGTCTTGCGCTCTCCCAGTGTTTGCGAACACCCAGTGAGCCGTCCGGGTCGGCGTGCAGGCAGAGAAGCTCGGCGAAGAACTCGTTCTCCTCCCACACCTCTCCGAGGCCCGCTTTCATATGAGCCTCCAGAGTGCCGCGGTAGGGCACTTTCGGCTTCCACCCCATCTTCTCCATCGCAACCCGAAGAACCGGCTGCCTGAATGCGGTCCACTGCTCCGGTTTGGTAGGAGCGGACTGCTGGTCGTGGCGCTCCCCGGCAAGCCCGACCGGAAGGACGTAGTCGCAGTACCAGTTCGTTTCAGACCATGTCGGAGAGAGGTTGAAAGTGAGTTCCATGCGATTTTCGTCTTTAAGACACTCTATCCAGCGGAATCCGTCCGGGTTGATCCATACCGGGTTGTACATTCTTGGAATCCAGACGGCAAGCCTGTCCGGAATCTTCAGACCTCTCGCATTCCACTTGTTTCTCCACTCGTCATCCATCATCAGATGCGGAAGGATCATACTCATCTCGTAAGTACTCAGAGGGTACTCGGGCGGCCATGCCAACTCGTTCCAGACATTCACTTTGTCGGGGCGTCTGCCGGCTACGGTAGCCTTGTCACCCTTCCCGCCGACAGAGATTTCGTGCCAGTGGTGCCAGCCGACACCGCCGATGTCGCCGGCCAAAGCACCGCGGAGCGCGAGAGGCAAAAATGCGGACCGGGTAATCATCCAGCCGCCACGGTGGGCTATGGGGCCGGACCTCCAGAGATATGTTGCGATCCTGGGACCGGCATCTATGAACATTTCGAAAAGCTTGTCCAGCTTGTACTCCATACCCTCAAGTTTGCACTCTTTGACGACGAACTCCTTGGTATAGGGCGAATAGAGCTCTCTCATGAGCTCGATAAAGCTCTCGTAACTCTCGTCTTCTGGCATTTTGGAGATATACCCTTTTGTAACCATAAACTTCAGGTATGTACGGTTTGCCATCAGGCGGTCCCAGTTTATCCAATCTTTGACAAACCTATGGTCTATAAGATCGTCGCCGTTTTTATCCTTCTCGTTCAAAATACGGTTGGCGAGATAGAGATATAGAGCCGTCTCCGTACCGGGCCATACCGGAAGCCAGAGATCCGCAATACCCGCGGAGTTTGAAAGACGCGGATCGAGTACGACCATTTTCGCACCTTTCTTGCGCGCGTCCGCTATAAGACCGGCAGACTGCTGGAAGTAGTGGCCGGCATCGGCTGCATGCGACGACTGGAGAAATATCAGTTTCGCGTTTGCCCAGTCCGGAGAGTTCCTGTCATCATTCGCCCACTGGATGGAGCCTTCACGCGCACCGGCGGAGCAGATGTTCGTATGGGAGTCGAAGCCGTCTATGCCCATTGTGTGCGGAACCCGTCCAGAAAATCCGTTTTCGTTGGGGCGGCCGACATGGTATATGATCATCTTTTTTGATACTTCATCGCCTCTTTTCAGCGTCTCGTTGATCTTCTTTCCAATCGTTTGAAGAGCTTCATCCCATGTGGTGCGTATCCACTTCCCTTCACCGCGTTTGGAACCAGGAGCTCTTTTTATCGGGAAAGGAATCCTGTCGGGATCGTACATCTGGGATTCCGTGGCATAACCTTTTGCGCAGTTTCTGCCGCGGCTGCCGCTGTGTAGAGGGTTACCCATGTACTTTCTTACGGTCATCGTCTTTTTGTCGACCCATGCGGTGAGGCCGCAGCCAGCTTCACAGTTCGAACAGACGGACGGCACTATCGTATAGTCGTGCACCAGTATACCGTCGGGATTGTCTTCACTTCTGACACCTTGGCGTTCGATGCCTCCGCGCTTCCAGTCGTCCCCGTCCAGTTCACGGAAGCTGTCCCACTTCTCGAGAGGGGGGTAGAAGTCCAGACTCTCCGGTGTGTTCGTAAACTCGGCTTCAGCCTCTGCAGAAGCCTCTACGACACTTTCGAAAACTCCCGTAGCCAGAGTGGCGCCGGCAACGGTAAAAGCCGCACCCTTTAGAAAAGTTCTTCTTTGTTCATTTATCATCGTATATCTCTCCTGCTCTTTAACTGAGATTCAAAAGCTGCGGAATCACTAGCCACACATGCTTTGCTATCCACAGACCGGCCAGGGCCAGAACGGACGCAAGCGCCAAAAGCGAATTGGATCTGTTCTTCAGACCGAGTATCACCAGTACGACCGGAATGATATATCCCAGGTACTGGCCGATCCAGAACATGGTATGGTATTCGCCGCCGCTCTTGACGAAGGCGATGGTGGCCGCAACCTCTTCCGCTTTCATGGCGCCGAAGTAGTACTCGCCCATATATATGATGAACGATAGAGATGCGCTGACCGCAAGGACGATCGCAAGGTCCCGTTTAACCTCTCTGTCACCTATCCCAAGAACCAGATAGACCGCCGAGCCGCCTATAAACGCCGCAAGCACCATCTGCATGAGCTCCGTAGGAGTCTGCCACAGCTCTCTTGCAGCTGCTTCGCCCATGATGGTTGCGGTGTAGAGCGTCACAGGAATCGCAAAAATGAACGCAGCCCAGAGCAGTTTGTCGTACAGCTCCTCATCCAGTTTGCCGAGCACCCTGCCGGCAGCCATGACGAAGATGATGCCGGTCAGAATCGTAGCCAGCCATGCACCCACCGTAATCGCGGATGTAAAGTGCGGATGGAGGAAGATATTGAGCATCCTGTAGGGGTGGTGCAGATCCAGTAGCGTGAAGAGAAGGAATATGTTCAGAAATATGAACGCGATCACCGGCATGAGACTCTTCACTCCGCCTACACGGTCCCCATACTTCTTGAGCAGATAAACTCCGACCAGAATAACGCCCGTGGCTATACTCTTGGCCCACATGTTGAGAGTGATCATCCAGCCCCATACGATGCCCGGAAGCGCAACGTCGAGGGTCACCACCGCATTGGTCGCGGCTGTCGCATGTTCTACCATCTTAGTGACCTCCTATATGTTTAAGGTGCGTAATGTTGTCAAAGAGACTGAATCCTTCTATACGCTCGCTTGCCAGAGGATTGAGGTTCACCTCGCCTCCGCCTACGTAGAAGTGCTTCGGAGCGGTGTTTTTCTCCGGCTTTCTGACTTTTACGTTGCCCTGATGCTCCATGATGTAGCGGCTTATGCTGCTGGCAGGATCGTCCAGGTCGCCGAATATGTTCGCCTCTACCGGACAGGCGACCACACATGCGGGCATCATTCCGCCGGCTACACGGTGCGCACAGTATGTACACTTGTCCGCCGAATTGGTCTCGGGGTCTATATAGATAGCTCCGTAGGGACACGCCATGACACAGCCTGCACAGCCGATACAGCGCTCCTTGTCCACATTCACTATACCGTTGTCCAGATAGTGCAGAGCACTCACCGGGCATATACGCTCACAGGGCGCATTTTCACAATGGTTACACCTCAGCGGCGTGAAGGTTCTCTTCGCCTCGGGGAAGGTCCCCACATCGACATATTTGACACGAAGTCTCCACATTCCGATCGGAACGCTGTTTTCCACTTTGCATGAGACCTCGCACCCTTTACAACCCATACAGAGCCCAAGATCTACCAAAAAGCCGAGCTTCATAAACCCCTCCTCTAAAATTTGACTGATGTTAAGCAAACAACGGGCCAAACCCTTGGTTCGGCAAAGCCCGACAGCCATTCAACCGCGAAATCGGCTTTCGGGCTGAAGTTGTGCCGTTTGCGTAACATCAGAGTTCAATACGAATATCGCATAATAGATCGTCCGTTTCCCGTTTCAGGTTACAGCAGTTTCACAATTTATGCGAAAAAGCCCACCTATCAGCCGTTTTTATCCATGAGAGCGTTTCAAAAAAAACGAAACCTCTCCAAACCGCCTTGAAACAGGGGATAATCCAGTCTAACAATAGTTTTTTTAATTGAAGCTTTATCGGCCGTGCGGCAGCTTTATGAAGGCTTTTTGGCAGTATGTTTTATAATTTTTGGCTATTTCAATCAAGCCTGCTTGGATCGCACTTCACTTTTATTGATGATGCCGCATACGGCGGGGAGTCTGAAGCTGACCGTAGTCCCCTTCCCGCGCTCGGAGCTTATCTCAATCTCTATATTATGCAGCTTTAGAATATATTTCACTATAGCTAGTCCAAGGCCCATCGAGTTGTCCCAGCTATGTTTCTGAACACGGTAAAACTTTTTGGTAACGGCATCGATCTCACTCTCCTCTATACCCTCACCGCGGTCAATTACACTAAGACGCTCCGAATCGATGCGGACCTCGACATCACTGTCGGAGTACTTGAGGGCGTTGTCTATGAGATTGACGATGACCATCTCCATCATCGTTTTGTCGGCATGTATGAGCACACTCTCGTCTGCTTTAACGAGGACATCTCTGTCATGATACTTCTGCATAAGCGCATGTGCCGCAGCCTGAACCACGCCGTTTAGCTCGAAATCACTCATATTAGGGGTTATCTCGCTGTTTTCGAGGCGGGTGGCGAAACTGAGCCTGTCGATCATCTCGCTTATTCGCCTGGTATTCTCCTCTATGCGGGTCAGAAATTTTTTTCTTATCGAAAGCGGAAGGTTTTCATCGTCAAGAAGAGTCTCCGTATATCCCATCACGGCGGCGACAGGATTTTTGAACTCATGGCTTATCGCCGATATGATCTCACTCCGCTGTCTGCTTGCAAGCCGCAGTTTCGCCGTATATTTGCGCTTCTTCTTTTCATTCTTCTCGAGCCGTTTGGCAAGCTTTTTCAAAAGTTTGGCAATGGCGGAGAATTCGGCCGAAAATGCGGCGGATATATCGGCCTTGTAGTTTTTCGCGGCTATTACCCTGAGATATTCGGTAACCTTTCCCAGTTCGGCATCTATCGCTCTTTGGATCAGACGGCTTATGATGAAACCCAAAACTACCGCAACCAGAAATACCAGTGCTATGCGCAACCACAACTGGGTGAAATCCATCATCACACTGTCAAGCGAGACCGACAGGCGCAAAACGGCATCTTCGCCGTTCAACTCTATCTTTTTGGCAGCATAAATGCGGTCGTTTCCCACGGTTTCGGAGTAGCGCACCGCGGTTGCGAAGCCGCTTCTGCGCGCCTCCATCACCTCCGGCCTGTTCGCATGGTTCTCCATACGGGTGACATCGGCTTCATTGTCGAAAAGCGGTCTGCCGTCCATCGCTATCAGCGTAACACGCAGCGGGCGTCCCATGATCTCGCTCATCTCTTTGGCGGCGAGACCGAGAGATTTCCCCTCCTCCAGCCTGGATCTGACATAGGCTATTTCACTCTTGAGCTGGTTCGTATACTGTTTTATCTCTATCTCTTTTATGGAGTAGTAGATGATGAGCGAAGCGAATGCCAGCGTACCTGTAAGAAGGAGTATGAAGTTCAGATAGAATATCTGTGAGAGTTTCAGGTTGGATTTCAGCACATCTGGTACCCCACACCGCGGACAGACTTGATATAGTTTTTACTCTTGTCCGGGTCAATCTTCTCTTTAAGCCTGTTTACGGCCACGTTGACCGTGCGGACCTGGAAGTCGCCCACATCTCCCCACACCCTCTCGAGAAGGAGATCGCGGCTAAGAACGATATTTCTGTTTTTCACCAGTTCCAGCAGCAGGTCGAACTCCAGCTTCGTAAGCTCCACCGCTCTCTCACCGACAAAGACTTCATGGCTTTTGGGTTTGATCGTGATGTCACGGTAACGGACCACTTCGCTCTCCTCCGGTTTGCTCCTGCGCAAAATTGCCCGTACCCTGTGAAGAAGCTCTCTGAAGTTGAAGGGTTTGGTCACATAGTCGTCTCCGCCGCGCAAAAAACCCTCCTCTATCTCCGAGTCGGCCACTTTGGCGGTAAGAAAGATAACAGGGACGTCGATACCCTCTTCGCGAAGTCCCTGCACAAACTCGCTCCCCTCCACGCCGGGAAGGTTTCTGTCGACAATCATCAGGTCCGGCATCTCCTCCTCCAGCAGTTTCCGTACCGGTTGAACGCTGAGAGAGGCGAATGTCTCATGCCCCTCTTTGTTCAGGTGGTACTCCAAAAGCTCCAGAAGATCTCTCTCATCTTCGATGACCACGATAAACGCCATCTCAGCCGCTCCCCAGTTCTCCGCCGCTCTTTATATATATGAGAAGCCTTGCCACATCGGTAGCGTGGTCGCTTATGCGCTCCAGTTTTCTGGCGAGTTTGAGCACGGTCATGAAGTCGAGCGGATCTATATCGGTATGGTAGAGAGTATCGGACAGATCCTTCTGCACTATCGAGTAGAGGTCGTCTCCTTTGGACTCTTCCACTTTTATGGAGCGGTAGAGAGAGCGCAGCTCCTCTTCGCTTTGGGATATATCTATCATCTTTACCATAGAAGTTACCGCATTAAGCGCGCTCTGGTGAAGCGCCTGCAGCGAAGCCTTTATCTTCCCGAGGTCGAACTCTCCGGCTATGAGCGATTTGTTGTTCTTTATATATGACCTAAGAGTCGAACAGGTGTTGACCAGTTCGTTGGTCATCTTCAGGTAGCCAACCATCTCCCGAAGCTCCGTAGCCTCCGGCCCGTAGAGCGCAAGCGTCTTTATCACTTCGTTGTCTATCTCGTTAGCTTTGGAACCGCACCCTTTCAACGCCTCTTTCGCTTCGTCCAGTTTCCTGGTATCGGAGTTTTTGAACCCATCGAAAGCGGTTTTCTGGGCCTTCTCGATCATGCCGGCGAGCTCCCTCATAGCACTGTTGACCTCTAAAAGCTTCTCCTGATAACTTGAAAGCATTACAACCCTTTATATACATAAAATATAACCGGAAGTCTATGCAAAAACGGTAACGGTTCGGTAACAGGGATTATACCATCACATACACTTTTGTAACCGTTTCGTATCTTTGGACTCCTACAATAGCAGCGTTGAAAACGAATCATCAAAACAAGGAGCAACATATGCTTAAGAAGACGGTCGCGGCTCTGGCCGCAGGTGTGATAGCGGCAACGGCTGCAGACATCAGCGGTGCAGGTGCATCGTTTCCGGCGCCGGTCTATTTCGACTGGGCTTACATCTACCAGAAGGATACCGGCAACAGGGTAAACTACCAGTCCATCGGATCGGGCGGGGGAATCAAGCAGGTCTCCGCCCGCACGGTAGACTTCGGCGCGAGCGACAAACCTCTTAAAAAACGCAAACTCGACAAAAAGGGGCTCTACCAGTTTCCGGCGGTCATAGGCTCCATCATAGCGGCCTACAACATTCCCGGGATAAAAGACGGCGAACTCAGGCTGGAAAACCGTGATCTCGCGGCCATCTTCCTCGGCAAAATAGAGTACTGGGACGACAAGCGCATAGCAGAAGACAATCCGGGCCTGAAGCTTCCGCATAAAAAGATTGTCGTCTGCCGCAGAGCCGACGGCTCAGGTACGACATTCAACTTTAGTTACTTTCTGGCTCATGTAAGTGACGAATGGGCCGACACCGTAGGCATCGGTAAAGCTCTCGACTGGCCGACCGGACTCGGCGGAAAGGGCAACGAGGGAGTCTCAAGCCTTATAAAGCAGAATCCATACAGCATAGGTTATGTCGAATACGCCTACAAACTCAAAAACGGTTTCGGCGCCGCGGTTCTTCAGACAAAAAGCGGGAAATGGGTCGAAGCGAAAGAGGAGAATTTCAAAGCGGCGGCAAAATATGCGAAGTGGTCCGGCAAAAACCACTTCTACCGGATTCTTGCCCTTCAGCCCGGTGACAACAGCTATCCGATCGTAGCGGCAACATTCATACTCCTGCCCAGAGAGAATAGTGAGAAGAACAGGGAGGTGGTCAAATTCTTCGACTTCGCCTTCGAAAAAGGTGACGAAGCTGCGAAGAAACTCGGCTACATACCCCTGCCGGCCGAAACAAAGTCGATGATAAGAGAGTACTGGAGAGAGCACGGAATATATTGACGAAGTTCCGACGGAGTAAAAACGTAACGTCCTATCAGAGTATGTGATTTTCATAACTTCATGGGAATGTAGACGGTCACTCCCCGCCGAATCTTGGGCTTTGCGCAACACCTGTCAGAGAGTGTTCAACAAGAGGCGGGAGTTGAAGAACTGTTACGATTCTACATATTACGGCGGAACTTGGTACCCAAGTGTAAGAAAAAGGCCGCTATCCGGCCAGGATACGATAAATTTATATGACTGAATTACAAACGTTACGCAAAAAGCGTAACGTCATCTCGAAATCTATGATTTCGAAGCTTTAGAGGGGTATGTAGGACGCTTAGTCCACATAGAAAAACCAGTTTATTCAAAAAAGGAGAGACAGATGAAAAAGATACTTGTTTCAGCGGTTGCCGCAACACTTGCGGTCTCTACACTTTCAGCCGGAGCGATCACCCTCTACCAGGATAAAAACACAGGTGCCATCTACACCAAGCCGGGTGCGGATCGGGTCGAGATCGGTAACTTCGTAAGTTCACAAGATGCTTATGCAGGAAAGAGTTCCGGCACCAAGGTCAAATCCAAGGTTCCGGTGCTAAAGTTCAGCGGTAAACACTACCTCGGTTACACATATACCGACGACAAAACTGACGCCAACGAAGACAGCAGCACCTTCGAGACACGTAGAAACTACTTTCAGGTCAAAGCCTACTGGAACTCCAAGGACTATATGAGACTCACTCTAGACACTTACCAGAATGCCGAAAACGACTGGGCCGTCCGCCTGAAGTACGCCTATATATTCCTCAGTGACGTTCTGCCAAAAACCGGTGTCGAGTTCGGCCAGGTCCACCGCCCGTGGATCGACTGGGAGGAGCATCACGGTTGGTGGTACCGATCTATCTCCAAAACGTTCATAGAGGACAAACATGCGGCCGACCTGACAAATTCAGCCGATATCGGCATCAACTTCAAGACGAAAACCCCCTATTTCAGCTCCGAAATAGGCGTTTTCAACGGCGAAGGCTACCACGGCAGACATGAGGGCACTGAGATGTCGTACGAGTGGAGAGTTACAGCAAACATCCTGGGCACCGGAAAGAGAAAGGTGCATATGGACGACGAATATTTTGACCTATCCTTCATGGGGCAGTACAACAACGACAACTACTACAAACTGGACGCTCTGGGCAACCCTTCAAAAAAGCAGTGGTGGGGAGTGCATGCCGTATACAACCGGCCTGAGTTTCTTATAGCCGGTATGTATGTAGACTCCAGCTCCAGCACCTACAACAGTGGAAAAGGACGCGGAACCGGTTACAGCGTAAACGGTGAGTACCGGCCGGTAGAGAAGTGGTCCGTTCTGGGAAGATATGACTACTGGGAGGTGGAAAACGATGCTGAAGCCGGATCGTATGCCGGAAAAGATAAAAACCAGTATATCGTAGGCGTAGCGTACGACTATAACAAAAACGTCAAGTTTATCGGAAACGTCACATCGTACGACGACAAGGTCAACAAAAGCAAAGCGGATAAATTCATGTTCACCGCAGAGGTACACTGGTAGAATATATCTTATCTGCCGAAAGTTCTTGCTCTGCAATGACGCAAGAGCTCTGTATAGCGCTGCAGCCGGGGCCACCCTATGCGGCTCCCGTCTGCACAGACACCATAAATCAGCGATAAAAAATCTTTATTTCAAGTATGGGGTCTTAACAACTCAGTCAGGGTGCCGATCTTATCTTTGCCGGTTCAAATGAGCCATTGCCAGATGGCTCAGAGAGCTTGCAAATTTCACTCTTACTCCCTCGCGGCCGTTTTACGGCCGCTTTTTCAACTCCCACCGATTTCATAACTGATGTTTGTAACAGTTTCGTAATCAAACGGCCATATAATTGCGCAAATAATTTCAACCCGGATTTTGCCACAGTAATTCAAAACTCAAAAGAGACGAGCCGGTCTGTTCTACGTGTAATTTTGAAATGGTGTTTGGGAAGATCCGGGTCAAACCAGGGGGCCGATGTGAATCGAGTGATCGACACCATCTTTCACAATACTACACGCTTTTTCGCCATATCCGTACTACTGGTGCTCGCCGCACTCTTTGCGGTACTCTTCAGCGAGGCCAAACCGGCGATGGAGGCCTTCGGCCTCGACTTCATCATAAACAGCAAGTGGGCACCCAACATGGAGATTTTCGGAGGGTACCCGGCAATATACGGCTCTATAGTCTCGACGATCATCGCCATGCTGATAGCCACGCCGATAGCCATCGGTATAGCGATATTTCTCAGTGAACTCACCCCTCCCTGGATTTCGACACCGGTGGGGATGGCCATAGAGCTGCTTGCCGCCATCCCATCCATTATCTACGGTATGTGGGGGCTCTTTTATCTGGCTCCCGTCCTAAGGGACATATGGGGCGGCAACGGCCTGGGCCTTATGACAGCCGGCATAGTCCTCTCTATCATGATTCTCCCTTTCATGGCGGCCATAACCAGGGATGCCATGAAGACTACACCGGAGATTCTGAAAGAGTCGGCCTACGGCATGGGAGCCACACGCTGGGAGGTTCTTAAAGATGTCGTCATCCCGTATGTCAAAAGCGGCATAATCGGTTCCATCATTCTCGCACTCGGCCGTGCGGTCGGGGAGACTATGGCGGTAACCTTCGTCATGGGCAACTCCCACAAGGTCCCAAGCTCGATATTCCAGCCCGCTACATCGATTCCGGTAACACTCGCCAACGAATTCACGGAGGCCGATACCGATCTCTACTACTCGAGCCTATTCTATCTGGCGCTGATACTGCTTGTAATCAGCTTCACGGTAATCGCGGTGGCGAAATTCTGGTTTCTGAGAAACCTTCAGGAGCAGCGCATATGACACTACAGAAGAGGCGTATATTTGTCAACAAAGCGGTTATGGTGCTTTCAACTGCAGCGGCCCTGACCGGGCTCATTTTTCTATTCTGGATCATCGGGGTCCTCTTCTACAAAGGCTTCAGCGCTCTCGATCTGAGCATATTCAGATACGACATGGCGCCCCCCGGAAGAGAGCCGAGCGGCCTTAGAAACGCCATTGTAGGGCAGTTGATGCTGGTTGCCGGCGCTTCTGTGATAGGTGTTCCCATAGGTGTACTGGCGGGGACCTACCTGAGCGAATACGGCGGGAAAAAGAGCAGGCTGGCGCGGCTGGTTCGAGATATTTCCGACATCATGATGAGCACGCCGAGCATAGTCATAGGCGCCTTCATCTATGCCATACTGGTAGAACCTATGGGGCACTTCAGCGGATGGGCCGGCATCGCGGCT
It encodes the following:
- a CDS encoding putative oxidoreductase component of anaerobic dehydrogenases, with translation MNEQLTKQIARINLYALISRAMMKEVDEEFLETIENDEVILSFFPNFMQWEKPKELDRKRLKEQFLDVDFTNLFVLHMIPYESFYRRDDQMLETGGDNPVVQLYNRYDFRVQLDKARAVGPDHIGIELEFMYVLANSEYRAMENDDYEAARELARIERDFLKDHLLEWAPMFLQNVKAEAGTPFYYDAASLALEFMLNDYEYLNEILEEES
- a CDS encoding anaerobic dehydrogenases, typically selenocysteine-containing, encoding MINEQRRTFLKGAAFTVAGATLATGVFESVVEASAEAEAEFTNTPESLDFYPPLEKWDSFRELDGDDWKRGGIERQGVRSEDNPDGILVHDYTIVPSVCSNCEAGCGLTAWVDKKTMTVRKYMGNPLHSGSRGRNCAKGYATESQMYDPDRIPFPIKRAPGSKRGEGKWIRTTWDEALQTIGKKINETLKRGDEVSKKMIIYHVGRPNENGFSGRVPHTMGIDGFDSHTNICSAGAREGSIQWANDDRNSPDWANAKLIFLQSSHAADAGHYFQQSAGLIADARKKGAKMVVLDPRLSNSAGIADLWLPVWPGTETALYLYLANRILNEKDKNGDDLIDHRFVKDWINWDRLMANRTYLKFMVTKGYISKMPEDESYESFIELMRELYSPYTKEFVVKECKLEGMEYKLDKLFEMFIDAGPRIATYLWRSGPIAHRGGWMITRSAFLPLALRGALAGDIGGVGWHHWHEISVGGKGDKATVAGRRPDKVNVWNELAWPPEYPLSTYEMSMILPHLMMDDEWRNKWNARGLKIPDRLAVWIPRMYNPVWINPDGFRWIECLKDENRMELTFNLSPTWSETNWYCDYVLPVGLAGERHDQQSAPTKPEQWTAFRQPVLRVAMEKMGWKPKVPYRGTLEAHMKAGLGEVWEENEFFAELLCLHADPDGSLGVRKHWESARHPGQPVTVKEYYDAAFSLLPKLKKAAKAAYPDSEYPCYEFMRDRGAWTENTNIYRPQEKKLRFDGAYYYAHGHRYPAYDVEKDRFGVLWVEHGGRRKSIGVEIDGVLYEGFHTPDKKLDLFCEWLIDWKWPEYALPIYPRNEREYDKMIHIVSHVHHRYMKKENEFALNTVFRLPYNIHTRSVNSKHLMEISQNHNPVWINTKDAERLGIKRGDAIKVRIVDTVSNLESGYFIAMAVPTEGTFPGVLACSHHAGRWKLKNAVEIPGFKHKLGVMGVGAPLYEMTMDGKVGTLKPKEGIEEGIKSRPESWQFKEFNKDLDNIWWDGLSGSWQNAVAPVHPDPVAGNHAWHQKVIIEKAGKDDKIGDIWVNYENNFKTYKAWRDELTRPLDSSDTERRPWWIKRPVVPLSKKAYEFRVKDL
- a CDS encoding Fe-S-cluster-containing hydrogenase components 1, whose translation is MVEHATAATNAVVTLDVALPGIVWGWMITLNMWAKSIATGVILVGVYLLKKYGDRVGGVKSLMPVIAFIFLNIFLLFTLLDLHHPYRMLNIFLHPHFTSAITVGAWLATILTGIIFVMAAGRVLGKLDEELYDKLLWAAFIFAIPVTLYTATIMGEAAARELWQTPTELMQMVLAAFIGGSAVYLVLGIGDREVKRDLAIVLAVSASLSFIIYMGEYYFGAMKAEEVAATIAFVKSGGEYHTMFWIGQYLGYIIPVVLVILGLKNRSNSLLALASVLALAGLWIAKHVWLVIPQLLNLS
- a CDS encoding Fe-S-cluster-containing hydrogenase components 1 — translated: MKLGFLVDLGLCMGCKGCEVSCKVENSVPIGMWRLRVKYVDVGTFPEAKRTFTPLRCNHCENAPCERICPVSALHYLDNGIVNVDKERCIGCAGCVMACPYGAIYIDPETNSADKCTYCAHRVAGGMMPACVVACPVEANIFGDLDDPASSISRYIMEHQGNVKVRKPEKNTAPKHFYVGGGEVNLNPLASERIEGFSLFDNITHLKHIGGH
- a CDS encoding two-component system histidine kinase is translated as MLKSNLKLSQIFYLNFILLLTGTLAFASLIIYYSIKEIEIKQYTNQLKSEIAYVRSRLEEGKSLGLAAKEMSEIMGRPLRVTLIAMDGRPLFDNEADVTRMENHANRPEVMEARRSGFATAVRYSETVGNDRIYAAKKIELNGEDAVLRLSVSLDSVMMDFTQLWLRIALVFLVAVVLGFIISRLIQRAIDAELGKVTEYLRVIAAKNYKADISAAFSAEFSAIAKLLKKLAKRLEKNEKKKRKYTAKLRLASRQRSEIISAISHEFKNPVAAVMGYTETLLDDENLPLSIRKKFLTRIEENTRRISEMIDRLSFATRLENSEITPNMSDFELNGVVQAAAHALMQKYHDRDVLVKADESVLIHADKTMMEMVIVNLIDNALKYSDSDVEVRIDSERLSVIDRGEGIEESEIDAVTKKFYRVQKHSWDNSMGLGLAIVKYILKLHNIEIEISSERGKGTTVSFRLPAVCGIINKSEVRSKQA
- a CDS encoding two-component system response regulator → MAFIVVIEDERDLLELLEYHLNKEGHETFASLSVQPVRKLLEEEMPDLMIVDRNLPGVEGSEFVQGLREEGIDVPVIFLTAKVADSEIEEGFLRGGDDYVTKPFNFRELLHRVRAILRRSKPEESEVVRYRDITIKPKSHEVFVGERAVELTKLEFDLLLELVKNRNIVLSRDLLLERVWGDVGDFQVRTVNVAVNRLKEKIDPDKSKNYIKSVRGVGYQMC